In one window of Gorilla gorilla gorilla isolate KB3781 chromosome 2, NHGRI_mGorGor1-v2.1_pri, whole genome shotgun sequence DNA:
- the H1-10 gene encoding histone H1.10: MSVELEEALPVTTAEGMAKKVTKAGGSAALSPSKKRKNSKKKNQPGKYSQLVVETIRRLGERNGSSLAKIYTEAKKVPWFDQQNGRTYLKYSIKALVQNDTLLQVKGTGANGSFKLNRKKLEGGGERRGAPAAATAPAPTAHKAKKAAPGAAGSRRADKKPAKGQKPEQRSHKKGAAAKKDKGGKAKKTAAAGGKKVKKAAKPSVPKVPKGRK; the protein is encoded by the coding sequence ATGTCCGTGGAGCTCGAGGAGGCCCTGCCAGTGACGACCGCCGAGGGGATGGCCAAGAAGGTGACCAAGGCTGGCGGCTCGGCGGCGTTGTCCCCATCTAAGAAGAGGAAGAATAGCAAGAAGAAGAACCAGCCGGGCAAGTACAGCCAGCTGGTGGTGGAGACCATCCGTAGGCTGGGCGAGCGCAACGGCTCGTCGCTGGCCAAGATCTACACCGAGGCCAAGAAGGTTCCGTGGTTCGACCAGCAGAATGGGCGCACCTACCTCAAGTACTCGATCAAGGCGCTGGTGCAGAACGACACGCTTCTGCAGGTGAAGGGCACCGGCGCCAACGGTTCCTTCAAGCTCAACCGTAAGAAGCTGGAGGGCGGCGGGGAGCGGCGCGGAGCCCCGGCGGCCGCCACCGCCCCGGCCCCCACCGCGCACAAAGCGAAGAAGGCAGCCCCGGGCGCGGCCGGCTCCCGGCGCGCGGACAAGAAGCCCGCCAAGGGCCAGAAGCCGGAGCAGCGCTCGCACAAGAAGGGCGCTGCCGCCAAGAAGGACAAAGGCGGCAAGGCCAAGAAGACGGCGGCCGCCGGGGGCAAGAAGGTGAAGAAGGCGGCCAAGCCCAGCGTCCCCAAAGTGCCCAAGGGCCGCAAGTGA